GTAATTTTCCAACCATTGGTCACCATCAATaaaagttatgttgaggaatGGAAGAGCTTGTGTATCGTTTAATCTCTGCACATATGGTGCCCTCATTGCCATGCTAGCTCCGGGACCAGAGCAATTGTACTCTCCATAGAATATGGTCCTGCGTGCATTCATGCAtccatttatttaaaataatcacACCGGTTTAGTAGTTTTAATTCATTCTATAGTGACTATTATTACTTACTGATCCCTTGAAGGGTCATTGAAATCGTTCCAACCTTCAGGGGCAATGATATCTGACATTGTTGTTGACACAAAAACAACACGTGAGTATGGTCTCCATGCCCTTCCTAACCATATTCTCCCACTCCCTCCTATTGTGCTGTTCACAAACACAAATCCTGTGTTATCATCCATGGATACTCTTCCATGAGCTGTCACTGCACCATTTATGCTCCTGTATCCTTGTGGCACTGGATTCGCTATAGAAACTATTTCACAATTCTGTACACACCAATATATGGCTAAGTTGTACTACTACTAAGTTTGTGCTAATCGATTatacagtcattcaatcacatTCGATATGTTAAGAGAATACCTCGTAAAAGGACCTTCCATCGCCAAATATGAAATCAATTGAGCCTTGGATATAGCAATCCCTGAAGTAATGGCGACCCTTATCATCATGAAGGGTGTCTTGTGCTCCAAAGAATCCACAACCCTTGAATTCAGCTTGATCTCCTGATATTCTGATTGCTA
The Arachis duranensis cultivar V14167 chromosome 5, aradu.V14167.gnm2.J7QH, whole genome shotgun sequence genome window above contains:
- the LOC107490855 gene encoding probable pectinesterase 8; amino-acid sequence: MPSPGVEGAQAVAIRISGDQAEFKGCGFFGAQDTLHDDKGRHYFRDCYIQGSIDFIFGDGRSFYENCEIVSIANPVPQGYRSINGAVTAHGRVSMDDNTGFVFVNSTIGGSGRIWLGRAWRPYSRVVFVSTTMSDIIAPEGWNDFNDPSRDQTIFYGEYNCSGPGASMAMRAPYVQRLNDTQALPFLNITFIDGDQWLENYTQLIT